CGGCGGTGAGCAAGCTGGTGGCGCGGCTGGAGCAGCGGCTGGGTACGCGTCTGCTGCAGCGTTCCACCCGACAGCTGCAGCTGACCCCGGAGGGCTGCGCGTTCTACGAGCGCGGCCTGCGCGTGCTGGCCGACCTGGAGGAGGCCGAGCGCTGCGCCAGCGCCCACGCCGAGCCGCGCGGGCGCCTGCGGGTCAATTCCAACGTGCCCTTCGGCCAGCACTTCCTGCTGCCGCTGCTGCCCGTGTTCCTGCAGCAGAACCCGCAGGTGGGCGTGGACCTGACCCTGAACGACGAGGTGATCGACCTGCTGGAGCAGCGCACCGACGTGGCCGTGCGCGCCGGGCCGCTAAAGAGCTCCAGCCTGGTGGCGCGGCGGCTGGGCTCGACCCGGATGATGATCGTGGCGGCCCCTGCCTATGCGCAGCGCCATGGCCTGCCGCACACGGCCGAGGCGCTGCAGGCGCACAACCGTCTGGATATCGGCCACGCGCGGGCGATGCAGGGCTGGCCGGTGCTGCAGGACGGGCGCGAGCGGATGGTGCTGCCCAGCGGCAATGCCCGCGCCAGCAATGGCGATGCGCTGCGCCAGCTGGTGCTGGGTGGGCTGGGCATGGCACGGCTGGCGGCGTTCCAGGTGCAGGCTGACATTGCGGCGGGGCGTTTGCTGCCGGTGCTGGAGGAGGCCAACCCGGGTGACCTGGAAGAGGTGCACGCGGTGTTCCTGGGGCAGGGGGGATACCTGCCGCTGCGGGTGCGCGCGTTCCTCGACTTCCTGGTGGAGCACGTGGATCTGGCGCGCCCGCTGGGGTGACGCCCGGCCGCTGGCCGGCAGGACAGTTGCCGGCCAGCGGCCGGCACTACCGGATGCCCGTCCTCGCGTGAACGGCACCATCTGTAGATCCACGCCATGCGTGGATGACGGCGGTCAGTCCAGCGAGCTCGACGCGACCAGCAGCTTGCGGGCCGCGGCGCGTGCTTCCTTGCTCACTTCCACGCCACCCAGCATGCGTGCCAGTTCTTCCTCGCGCGCCTTGGTGTCCAGCTTCTCCACCGCGCTCTGGGTCATGCCTTCCACCGGGGCCTTGCTGACCCGGTAATGGGCGTGGCCCTTGGAGGCGACCTGCGGCAGGTGGGTGACGCACAGCACCTGGCGCTTCTCGCCGAGGGCACGCAGCTTCTGCCCGACGATGTCGGCCACCGCGCCGCCGATGCCAGAGTCGACTTCGTCGAACACCATGGTCGGCACCGCATCCAGGTCCAGCGCGGCCACTTCGATGGCCAGCGAGATACGCGACAGTTCACCGCCGGAGGCGACCTTGCGCAGCGCCCGCGGCGGCTGGCCGGCATTGGCTGCCACCAGGAACTCGACGCGCTCGGCGCCCTGCGGGTCCGGCTTGCCGCTGTCCTGCGCTTCCAGCTCGATCAGGAACTGGCCGCCGCCCATGCCCAGCTCGGCGATGATGCCGGTGGTGGTAGCCGACAGCTCGGCAGCGGCCTTGCGGCGGCTGGCACTGAGCACCTCGGCCTGCACGCGCCAGGCGGCGGCAGCCTTCTCGATCTCGCCGGCCAGGCGCTGCAGGCGCTCGTCGGCACCCCGCAGCTGTTCCACTTCGGCATGCATGCGTTCGCGCTGCGCGCCCAGCTCGTCCATCGGCACGCGGTGCTTGCGGGCCAGGTCGTGCAGGCGGCCGAGGCGGCGCTCGTTTTCTTCGAACTGTTCCGGGTCGGCATCGAGGTCGTCGTGCACGCGGTCCAGCAGCGACAGGGCTTCGTGCAGCTGGATCGAGGCGTTCTCGATCAGGCCGTCCACTTCGCCCAGGCGCGGGTCGTGTTCGATCAGGCGCGACAGTTCGTGGCGTACCTGCTGCAGCAGGTCCATGGCCGAGCTGCCGTCGTCGCCGTTGAGCTGGTTGCTGGCCGCCTGGCAGGCGCTCAGCAGGGCGCTGGCGTGGGCCTGGCGGCGGTGGCTGGCACCCAGCGCGACAATCGACTCGGGTTCCAGGTCCTCGCGGTCCAGCTCGCGCAGCTGGTGCTCAAGGAAGCCGATGCGGTCGGAAACGTCGCCCTGTTGCGACAGGGCCAGCGACTCGTCGACCAGGGTCTGCCAGGCTGCAGCGGCGCGGCGCACCTGGCGGCGCTCGTCCTCGTTGCGGGCATAGGCATCGAGCAGGGCCAGCTGCGACGGGCGCGTCAGCAGGGCCTGCTGCTCGTGCTGGCCATGGATTTCCACCAGTCGCCCGGCCAGATCGGCCAGCTGCGCCAGGGTCACCGGGCGGCCGTTGATCCACGAGCGCGAGCCGCCATCGGCGCGGATCACCCGGCGCAGCTGGCACTGGTCCTCGTCGTCCAGCTCGTTGTCGGCCAGCCACTGGCGCGCGGCCTGCAGCTGGTCCAGGGCGAACTCGGCCGACAGTTCGGCACGGGCGGCGCCATGGCGGACCACGCCGCTGTCTGCGCGCAGGCCGGACAGGAAGCCGAGCGCGTCGACCATCAGCGACTTGCCGGCGCCGGTCTCGCCGGAAACGACGGTCATGCCCGGTCCGAACTCCAGCTCGGTAGCGCGGACGACGGCAAAATCCTTGATCGAAAGATGTCTGAGCATGGGTACAGGGGTGTCTGAGCCGCGCAACGCTAGCACGCGCGGCGGGGTGGTCCAATGACTTGCCAAGGCGACGCACCGCCATTATCTAGTGTCCGTGTCTCACAGGTTGATTCCATGCACGGTTCCGCTGACCAGCTTGCCCCGCGTGCGCGCCATCTGCTGCGCACGCTGATCGCGCGTTACATCCAGGACGGTGAGCCGGTGGGCTCGCAGACGCTGGCGCGCGTGGCGGGCCTGGAGGTCAGCCCGGCCACCATCCGCAACATCCTGGGCGACCTGGAGGACCTGGGCCTGCTGGCCTCGCCGCACACCTCGGCCGGGCGCATTCCGACCGCGCATGGCTACCGGGTGTTCGTCGACAGCCTGCTGCAGATGCAGCCGCCGGGCGAGGGCGAACTGGCCCGGCTGCGCCATGAGCTGGCCGGAGGCGGCAGCACCCAGGCCCTGCTCGGCAGTGCCTCGGAGCTGCTGTCGGCGATGAGCCACTTCGTCGGCGTGGTCAGCGCGCCGCGGCGCGAGCAG
This genomic stretch from Stenotrophomonas sp. SAU14A_NAIMI4_5 harbors:
- a CDS encoding LysR family transcriptional regulator produces the protein MARPDINRSGELEVFVRVIETGGFSAAARSLDMTPSAVSKLVARLEQRLGTRLLQRSTRQLQLTPEGCAFYERGLRVLADLEEAERCASAHAEPRGRLRVNSNVPFGQHFLLPLLPVFLQQNPQVGVDLTLNDEVIDLLEQRTDVAVRAGPLKSSSLVARRLGSTRMMIVAAPAYAQRHGLPHTAEALQAHNRLDIGHARAMQGWPVLQDGRERMVLPSGNARASNGDALRQLVLGGLGMARLAAFQVQADIAAGRLLPVLEEANPGDLEEVHAVFLGQGGYLPLRVRAFLDFLVEHVDLARPLG
- the recN gene encoding DNA repair protein RecN; its protein translation is MLRHLSIKDFAVVRATELEFGPGMTVVSGETGAGKSLMVDALGFLSGLRADSGVVRHGAARAELSAEFALDQLQAARQWLADNELDDEDQCQLRRVIRADGGSRSWINGRPVTLAQLADLAGRLVEIHGQHEQQALLTRPSQLALLDAYARNEDERRQVRRAAAAWQTLVDESLALSQQGDVSDRIGFLEHQLRELDREDLEPESIVALGASHRRQAHASALLSACQAASNQLNGDDGSSAMDLLQQVRHELSRLIEHDPRLGEVDGLIENASIQLHEALSLLDRVHDDLDADPEQFEENERRLGRLHDLARKHRVPMDELGAQRERMHAEVEQLRGADERLQRLAGEIEKAAAAWRVQAEVLSASRRKAAAELSATTTGIIAELGMGGGQFLIELEAQDSGKPDPQGAERVEFLVAANAGQPPRALRKVASGGELSRISLAIEVAALDLDAVPTMVFDEVDSGIGGAVADIVGQKLRALGEKRQVLCVTHLPQVASKGHAHYRVSKAPVEGMTQSAVEKLDTKAREEELARMLGGVEVSKEARAAARKLLVASSSLD